A window from Cellulomonas sp. C5510 encodes these proteins:
- a CDS encoding PQQ-binding-like beta-propeller repeat protein, whose product MRGDRAAMQDVELVDVGTGADALAPPADDPAAEAERSRRLARRRRLLRRWWPLPVGVLAALAGTQAVVAAHEQSHVAARQRVDGVLRSVSPALAPTRRLSDDVAPVVFSGVATEDGLRVGPAQPTWEDPRELIAVDAQGETVWRASLEARATTDAAPGLGAEYPLCAGDAGPAAVVDCVVLDRSALAVAAGDDGGVAGPPESGRLMSFDAGTGHPLGSRPVPPVSGWDGDGSVHVLASVTGSTLVVTAWEAGDALDGEPRWRTRVPVDPALLTREALTYPPSVDVDRGRVIVQGALGAWVLSAGDGELESAGSQLLHLTRSGHLTAPGYPVRVLDGGGGTVATLPGAPVTLLVDDGSEAEVELVVAAGEHGRELVGYDVARDRPLWTLARPMWLDTGVVLLEGTLYGQDRGSLWAVDVATGREVWRTPAPLLTAYGGLLTDGRSVLALASTLEVTAAGTPVETAAGQDAGPAAASSRTLLAFDLGTGALVWATRLPDSVQGVWAWHGDLLGFGPEDVLVLN is encoded by the coding sequence ATGAGGGGCGACCGCGCCGCCATGCAGGACGTCGAGCTGGTCGACGTCGGCACCGGCGCGGACGCCCTGGCACCGCCGGCGGACGACCCCGCCGCCGAGGCCGAGCGCAGTCGACGGCTCGCCCGCCGGCGACGTCTGCTGCGCCGCTGGTGGCCGCTCCCGGTGGGTGTGCTGGCGGCGCTCGCGGGCACCCAGGCCGTGGTCGCCGCGCACGAGCAGTCCCACGTCGCTGCCCGGCAGCGCGTCGACGGCGTGCTGCGGTCCGTCTCCCCCGCCCTCGCACCGACCCGGCGGCTGTCGGACGACGTCGCGCCGGTGGTGTTCAGCGGGGTCGCCACCGAGGACGGGCTACGCGTCGGGCCCGCCCAGCCGACCTGGGAGGACCCCCGCGAGCTCATCGCGGTCGACGCGCAGGGCGAGACGGTCTGGCGCGCGTCGCTCGAGGCGCGGGCGACGACCGACGCGGCCCCCGGGCTGGGCGCGGAGTACCCGCTCTGCGCCGGCGACGCCGGCCCGGCCGCCGTGGTCGACTGCGTCGTGCTCGACCGGTCGGCGCTCGCGGTCGCCGCCGGTGACGACGGCGGGGTCGCCGGACCGCCGGAGTCCGGGCGGCTGATGTCCTTCGACGCCGGCACCGGCCACCCTCTCGGGTCGCGCCCCGTTCCGCCCGTCTCCGGCTGGGACGGTGACGGCTCGGTGCACGTGCTGGCGTCCGTGACCGGCTCGACGCTGGTCGTGACGGCCTGGGAGGCCGGTGACGCCCTGGACGGCGAGCCGCGCTGGCGCACCCGCGTCCCCGTCGACCCCGCCCTGCTGACCCGGGAGGCGCTGACCTACCCCCCGTCCGTCGACGTCGACCGGGGTCGCGTGATCGTGCAGGGCGCGCTGGGGGCGTGGGTCCTGTCCGCCGGCGACGGCGAGCTGGAGAGCGCGGGCTCGCAGCTCCTCCACCTGACGCGCTCCGGTCACCTGACCGCGCCCGGCTACCCGGTGCGGGTGCTCGACGGCGGGGGCGGCACCGTCGCGACGCTGCCCGGCGCCCCGGTGACGCTGCTCGTGGACGACGGCAGCGAGGCGGAGGTCGAGCTCGTCGTCGCCGCCGGCGAGCACGGCCGGGAGCTCGTCGGCTACGACGTCGCCCGCGACCGGCCGCTGTGGACGCTCGCCCGGCCGATGTGGCTGGACACGGGCGTGGTGCTGCTCGAGGGCACGCTGTACGGGCAGGACCGCGGCTCGCTGTGGGCGGTGGACGTCGCCACGGGCCGCGAGGTGTGGCGGACGCCCGCGCCGCTGCTCACCGCGTACGGCGGGCTGCTCACCGACGGCCGCTCCGTGCTCGCGCTCGCCTCGACCCTCGAGGTGACCGCCGCCGGGACGCCGGTCGAGACGGCTGCGGGCCAGGACGCGGGCCCAGCTGCGGCATCCTCGCGCACGCTGCTGGCGTTCGACCTCGGCACCGGCGCCCTCGTGTGGGCCACGCGCCTGCCCGACTCCGTGCAGGGCGTGTGGGCCTGGCACGGCGACCTGCTCGGCTTCGGCCCGGAGGACGTGCTGGTCCTGAACTGA
- the otsB gene encoding trehalose-phosphatase: MTDDLRTALLGAVPDPGGPPLLLALDFDGTLAPLQDDPELSRVLPGAAAALRSLAGSPERVRLALVSGRAMVDLHRLAEVPPGTVLIGSHGAERARVTEHGLDRDVIALTDEQADRLAALGGELQAVARGRDGVWVETKPAAAAVHTRLADPDVADLAEAEALAVGERLGSVTLHGKKVVEVSVLDADKGAALAALRDELHAGAVVYAGDDVTDEHAFRALGPADVTVKVGEGATTARFRVADPEELAALLSGLAAAVAGAPDDRPAPGTRGAASATGA, translated from the coding sequence GTGACCGACGACCTGCGCACCGCCCTGCTCGGGGCCGTACCCGACCCCGGTGGGCCGCCGCTGCTGCTCGCCCTCGACTTCGACGGCACCCTCGCGCCGCTCCAGGACGACCCCGAGCTCTCCCGGGTGCTGCCCGGGGCGGCAGCCGCGCTGCGCTCCCTGGCGGGCAGCCCCGAGCGGGTGCGGCTGGCGCTCGTCTCCGGGCGGGCGATGGTCGACCTGCACCGCCTCGCGGAGGTGCCCCCGGGCACCGTGCTGATCGGCAGCCACGGGGCCGAGCGGGCGCGCGTCACCGAGCACGGGCTGGACCGCGACGTCATCGCGCTGACCGACGAGCAGGCGGACCGGCTCGCGGCGCTCGGCGGCGAGCTCCAGGCGGTGGCCCGCGGCCGGGACGGCGTCTGGGTGGAGACCAAGCCCGCCGCGGCCGCCGTGCACACCCGGCTCGCCGACCCCGACGTCGCCGACCTGGCGGAGGCCGAGGCGCTGGCGGTCGGCGAGCGCCTCGGCTCCGTGACGCTGCACGGGAAGAAGGTGGTCGAGGTGTCCGTGCTCGACGCCGACAAGGGCGCGGCGCTCGCGGCCCTGCGCGACGAGCTGCACGCCGGCGCGGTCGTCTACGCCGGCGACGACGTGACGGACGAGCACGCCTTCCGGGCGCTGGGCCCGGCCGACGTGACGGTGAAGGTCGGCGAGGGGGCGACCACCGCCCGGTTCCGGGTCGCGGACCCCGAGGAGCTCGCGGCGCTGCTGTCCGGGCTCGCGGCGGCCGTGGCGGGCGCACCGGACGACCGCCCGGCGCCCGGCACCCGCGGGGCGGCGAGCGCCACCGGGGCGTAG
- a CDS encoding trehalose-6-phosphate synthase, which yields MTSAGYDLVVVANRLPVDVTLDDDGNPSWTRSPGGLVTALEPVVQRSDGAWVGWGGSADLELEPFDADDMRLVPVQLTEDELRDYYEGFSNDTLWPLYHDVIQPPTFHRQWWDAYQRVNRRFAEAAAAQAAQGATVWVHDYQLQLVPAYLRELRPDVRIGYFHHIPFPPLEIFVQLPWRLQVVEGLLGADLVGFQRGGDAANFVRAVRRLTDRTTRGQMITLTGPDGRVQRHVRAASFPISIDSRAFDRLARTPEVQQRAKEIRTELGDPKVLLLGVDRLDYTKGIRHRIKAFGELLEDGRMTVPDTTLVQVASPSRENVGAYQQLRDDVEVLVGRINGEFGEFGHPPIHYMHHSYPMEEMAALYLAADVMLVTALRDGMNLVAKEYIAARSDDRGALVLSEFTGAADELGGAAILVNPHDIAGLKNAIQHAANIDPREARKRMRRLRRRVLENDVAHWSDSFLSVLTAVPVRDQHV from the coding sequence GTGACATCTGCTGGTTACGACCTGGTCGTCGTCGCGAACCGCCTGCCGGTGGACGTGACCCTGGACGACGACGGAAACCCGAGCTGGACGCGCTCCCCCGGCGGCCTCGTGACCGCCCTGGAGCCGGTGGTCCAGCGGTCCGACGGCGCGTGGGTGGGCTGGGGTGGCTCCGCCGACCTGGAGCTCGAGCCGTTCGACGCCGACGACATGCGCCTCGTGCCCGTGCAGCTCACCGAGGACGAGCTGCGCGACTACTACGAGGGCTTCTCGAACGACACGCTGTGGCCGCTGTACCACGACGTGATCCAGCCGCCGACGTTCCACCGGCAGTGGTGGGACGCGTACCAGCGGGTCAACCGCCGGTTCGCCGAGGCCGCGGCCGCCCAGGCGGCCCAGGGCGCGACGGTCTGGGTGCACGACTACCAGCTCCAGCTGGTGCCGGCGTACCTGCGGGAGCTGCGCCCGGACGTGCGGATCGGGTACTTCCACCACATCCCGTTCCCCCCGCTGGAGATCTTCGTCCAGCTCCCGTGGCGGCTCCAGGTCGTCGAGGGGCTGCTGGGCGCCGACCTCGTGGGCTTCCAGCGCGGCGGCGACGCGGCGAACTTCGTGCGGGCGGTGCGCCGCCTGACCGACCGGACCACCCGCGGGCAGATGATCACGCTCACCGGTCCGGACGGCCGCGTGCAGCGCCACGTGCGCGCCGCGTCGTTCCCGATCTCGATCGACTCGCGCGCGTTCGACCGGCTCGCCCGCACGCCCGAGGTGCAGCAGCGCGCGAAGGAGATCCGCACCGAGCTCGGCGACCCGAAGGTGCTGCTGCTCGGCGTCGACCGCCTGGACTACACGAAGGGCATCCGGCACCGCATCAAGGCGTTCGGCGAGCTGCTCGAGGACGGGCGCATGACGGTCCCGGACACCACCCTCGTCCAGGTCGCGTCGCCGAGCCGCGAGAACGTGGGCGCCTACCAGCAGCTCCGCGACGACGTCGAGGTGCTGGTCGGCCGGATCAACGGCGAGTTCGGCGAGTTCGGCCACCCGCCGATCCACTACATGCACCACTCCTACCCGATGGAGGAGATGGCGGCGCTCTACCTCGCGGCGGACGTCATGCTCGTGACCGCCCTGCGCGACGGCATGAACCTGGTCGCCAAGGAGTACATCGCGGCGCGCTCGGACGACCGCGGCGCCCTGGTGCTCAGCGAGTTCACCGGCGCCGCCGACGAGCTCGGCGGGGCGGCCATCCTCGTGAACCCCCACGACATCGCCGGCCTGAAGAACGCCATCCAGCACGCGGCGAACATCGACCCGCGCGAGGCGCGCAAGCGCATGCGGCGGCTCCGGCGCCGGGTGCTGGAGAACGACGTCGCCCACTGGTCGGACTCGTTCCTGTCCGTGCTGACGGCCGTGCCGGTGCGCGACCAGCACGTCTGA
- a CDS encoding thioredoxin domain-containing protein, which yields MSSTTPGNGKQTKNQRRDAAREQARVLREQQAKRDRRNKIVGISALSVAVIALGGVVVWLLNQGSSGEGLPEYADTPLSEVTDAPSVALEDGGIPVGADGVGSDVDEDLARVDVYLDYMCPACGAFEETNGDNLISLASDGQATVVYHPIAILNRYSNGTGYSTRAASAAALVAEQAPEAFSVFNEQMFAGQPDEGTSGLTNDEIADIASDAGVPDAVTSLISDGTALDRFGQWVTSATNAASANQDLVNPQSGSFGTPTILVDGTVWTENWTDPSALLQAVAG from the coding sequence ATGAGCAGCACGACCCCCGGCAACGGGAAGCAGACCAAGAACCAGCGGCGTGACGCCGCCCGGGAGCAGGCGCGGGTCCTCCGCGAGCAGCAGGCCAAGCGGGACCGCCGCAACAAGATCGTCGGCATCAGCGCCCTGAGCGTCGCGGTCATCGCGCTCGGCGGCGTCGTCGTCTGGCTCCTCAACCAGGGCTCCAGCGGCGAGGGCCTCCCGGAGTACGCGGACACGCCCCTGAGCGAGGTCACGGACGCGCCGAGCGTCGCCCTGGAGGACGGCGGCATCCCGGTCGGCGCCGACGGCGTCGGCTCGGACGTCGACGAGGACCTGGCGCGCGTCGACGTGTACCTCGACTACATGTGCCCCGCCTGCGGCGCGTTCGAGGAGACGAACGGCGACAACCTCATCTCGCTCGCGTCCGACGGGCAGGCCACGGTCGTGTACCACCCGATCGCCATCCTCAACCGGTACTCCAACGGCACGGGCTACTCGACCCGGGCGGCGTCGGCCGCCGCCCTCGTCGCCGAGCAGGCGCCCGAGGCGTTCTCCGTGTTCAACGAGCAGATGTTCGCGGGCCAGCCCGACGAGGGCACGTCCGGTCTGACGAACGACGAGATCGCGGACATCGCGAGCGACGCGGGCGTCCCCGACGCCGTCACGTCCCTGATCTCCGACGGCACCGCGCTCGACCGGTTCGGCCAGTGGGTCACGTCGGCGACCAACGCCGCCTCGGCGAACCAGGACCTCGTGAACCCGCAGTCGGGGAGCTTCGGCACGCCGACGATCCTCGTGGACGGCACCGTCTGGACCGAGAACTGGACCGACCCGTCGGCCCTGCTCCAGGCCGTCGCGGGCTGA
- a CDS encoding MFS transporter, which yields MPSLLVDLTPLRVSPEFRRLWWGLSVANLGAQLTVVAVGLQVYELTRSTFSVGLVGLCALVPLVVFGLYGGAIVDHADRRTVALVASAVSWVATLGLAVQGWAGNEHVGVLYALVAVQSGAGAVNSPARSAIIPRLLEPRLMPAANALQTVGWNVALTLGPLLGAGLVAALDYGVVYTADALLFTFAFTALLRLPPIPPEPSGTRRARAGLASVLDGLRYLGTRPNVRMTFLVDLIAMITSSPRVLFPAVGLVYLGGGETTAGVMTAAVAAGAMLAGVFSGGLARVRWQGRIIVLAITVWGFAVAGFGLVLVLAGRSHPDDVLWWSLALAVLTLAAAGAADAVSAVFRQTILQTATPDDMRGRLQGVFVVVVAGGPRLGELLLGAVSERLGEGGAALVGGLACVVLLWALVRWQRGFWRYDARDPQP from the coding sequence GTGCCCTCCCTGCTCGTGGACCTGACGCCGCTGCGCGTCAGTCCCGAGTTCCGGCGGCTGTGGTGGGGCCTGTCCGTGGCGAACCTCGGCGCGCAGCTGACGGTCGTCGCGGTGGGGCTCCAGGTGTACGAGCTGACCCGCTCCACGTTCTCCGTCGGCCTGGTCGGGCTCTGCGCGCTGGTGCCGCTCGTCGTCTTCGGGCTGTACGGCGGCGCGATCGTCGACCACGCGGACCGCAGGACGGTCGCGCTGGTGGCCTCCGCGGTGAGCTGGGTCGCGACCCTCGGGCTCGCGGTGCAGGGGTGGGCGGGCAACGAGCACGTCGGCGTGCTCTACGCCCTGGTGGCGGTGCAGTCCGGCGCGGGGGCGGTCAACAGCCCGGCACGGTCGGCGATCATCCCGCGGCTGCTGGAGCCCCGGCTCATGCCCGCCGCGAACGCCCTGCAGACCGTCGGGTGGAACGTGGCGCTGACGCTCGGGCCGCTGCTGGGGGCCGGGCTGGTGGCGGCGCTCGACTACGGCGTCGTCTACACCGCCGACGCGCTGCTGTTCACGTTCGCCTTCACGGCGCTGCTGCGGCTGCCCCCGATCCCGCCGGAGCCGTCCGGGACGCGGCGGGCGCGCGCCGGGCTCGCGTCGGTGCTCGACGGCCTGCGCTACCTCGGGACCCGGCCGAACGTCCGGATGACGTTCCTCGTCGACCTCATCGCGATGATCACGTCCTCCCCGCGCGTGCTGTTCCCGGCCGTCGGTCTGGTGTACCTCGGCGGCGGCGAGACGACCGCGGGCGTCATGACCGCCGCCGTGGCCGCCGGCGCGATGCTCGCGGGGGTGTTCTCGGGCGGGCTCGCGCGGGTGCGCTGGCAGGGCCGCATCATCGTGCTCGCCATCACCGTGTGGGGGTTCGCGGTCGCGGGGTTCGGCCTCGTGCTGGTGCTCGCGGGGCGCTCCCACCCGGACGACGTCCTGTGGTGGTCGCTGGCGCTCGCGGTCCTCACGCTCGCCGCCGCCGGCGCCGCGGACGCCGTCAGCGCGGTGTTCCGGCAGACGATCCTGCAGACCGCCACGCCCGACGACATGCGCGGCCGGCTCCAGGGCGTGTTCGTGGTGGTCGTCGCCGGCGGTCCGCGCCTGGGCGAGCTGCTGCTCGGCGCGGTGTCGGAGCGCCTCGGGGAGGGAGGCGCGGCCCTCGTCGGCGGCTTGGCGTGCGTGGTGCTGCTGTGGGCGCTCGTGCGGTGGCAGCGCGGGTTCTGGCGCTACGACGCCCGCGACCCGCAGCCCTGA
- a CDS encoding SAM-dependent methyltransferase — protein sequence MTAHPAPSPTALMSAAARAAHPLVDDGPPLLVDEQAPLLCAAAGSPGPLDYQRAAPREPVLAAARFSAVVRSRFAEDRVRAARTAQVVVLGAGLDTAAHRLGPDRTVWLVDLPGVLAWRAGMLAAAGIREVGRPVGADLAGDGLADALVAAGFDPGRPAAVVWLGTTMYLPSEAVRRVLDRPGLWAPGSHVVLDHVLPPGERDDAGRAYAAALAAVAGGSGEPWRSSATADEVAALLGAAGWQVVEAVDEGDAVPSGFWPDRGAARPDGLRRQRLVRLVHAER from the coding sequence GTGACAGCACATCCCGCTCCCAGCCCCACCGCCCTCATGTCCGCCGCCGCCCGGGCGGCGCACCCCCTGGTGGACGACGGTCCACCGCTGCTCGTCGACGAGCAGGCGCCCCTGCTGTGCGCCGCCGCCGGGTCGCCGGGGCCGCTCGACTACCAGCGCGCCGCGCCGCGCGAGCCCGTGCTCGCCGCCGCCCGGTTCTCGGCGGTGGTCCGCAGCCGGTTCGCGGAGGACCGCGTCCGCGCCGCGAGGACCGCGCAGGTCGTCGTGCTCGGCGCCGGCCTGGACACCGCGGCGCACCGCCTCGGGCCGGACCGGACCGTCTGGCTGGTCGACCTGCCGGGTGTCCTCGCGTGGCGGGCGGGGATGCTGGCCGCCGCGGGGATCCGTGAGGTCGGCCGGCCCGTCGGCGCGGACCTCGCGGGGGACGGCCTGGCCGACGCCCTCGTGGCCGCGGGGTTCGACCCCGGACGACCGGCGGCGGTCGTGTGGCTCGGCACGACCATGTACCTGCCGAGCGAGGCGGTGCGGCGGGTGCTGGACCGGCCGGGGCTGTGGGCACCCGGCTCGCACGTGGTGCTGGACCACGTGCTGCCGCCCGGTGAGCGGGACGACGCGGGCCGGGCGTACGCCGCGGCGCTGGCGGCCGTCGCGGGCGGGTCGGGGGAGCCGTGGCGCTCGTCGGCGACAGCGGACGAGGTGGCCGCGCTGCTCGGGGCCGCCGGCTGGCAGGTCGTCGAGGCCGTCGACGAGGGCGACGCGGTCCCGTCCGGGTTCTGGCCGGACCGGGGGGCCGCCCGGCCCGACGGCCTGCGGCGGCAGCGCCTCGTGCGGCTCGTGCACGCCGAGCGCTGA
- a CDS encoding aldo/keto reductase family oxidoreductase: MKTFTLPGTDIEAPNVVLGLMRIAEKSDDEIRELVRTGRDAGTTFLDHADVYGRELHECEARFAEALALTPSERDEYTIQTKCGIVREGPYFDFSYEHILESVEGSLRALRTDHIDVLLLHRPDALVEPDEVARAFDELEAAGKVRAFGVSNHTPRQIDLLRRSVRQPIVANQLQLSITHAAIVTQGLAANMVGADQSVTRDAGGILDYCRLNDITVQAWSPFQAGFFTGTFLDNPEYAELNQVIGDLAAAYDVPPIAIATAWITRHPARMQVVLGTTTPERVAGAAQGSDLPLTRAEWYALTRAAGHIVP; this comes from the coding sequence GTGAAGACCTTCACCCTGCCCGGCACCGACATCGAGGCGCCCAACGTCGTGCTCGGCCTCATGCGCATCGCCGAGAAGTCCGACGACGAGATCCGCGAGCTCGTGCGCACCGGCCGCGACGCCGGCACCACGTTCCTCGACCACGCCGACGTCTACGGCCGCGAGCTGCACGAGTGCGAGGCGCGGTTCGCCGAGGCGCTCGCCCTCACGCCGTCCGAGCGCGACGAGTACACGATCCAGACCAAGTGCGGCATCGTCCGCGAGGGCCCGTACTTCGACTTCTCGTACGAGCACATCCTCGAGTCCGTCGAGGGCTCGCTGCGCGCCCTGCGCACCGACCACATCGACGTGCTGCTGCTGCACCGCCCCGACGCGCTCGTCGAGCCCGACGAGGTCGCCCGCGCTTTCGACGAGCTCGAGGCCGCCGGCAAGGTGCGGGCGTTCGGCGTCTCCAACCACACGCCCCGCCAGATCGACCTGCTGCGCCGCTCCGTCCGGCAGCCGATCGTCGCGAACCAGCTCCAGCTCTCGATCACCCACGCGGCGATCGTCACGCAGGGCCTCGCGGCCAACATGGTCGGCGCCGACCAATCCGTCACCCGGGACGCCGGCGGCATCCTCGACTACTGCCGGCTGAACGACATCACCGTGCAGGCGTGGTCGCCGTTCCAGGCCGGGTTCTTCACCGGCACGTTCCTGGACAACCCGGAGTACGCCGAGCTGAACCAGGTGATCGGTGACCTGGCCGCCGCCTACGACGTGCCGCCGATCGCGATCGCCACGGCGTGGATCACCCGGCACCCGGCGCGCATGCAGGTCGTGCTCGGCACCACGACGCCGGAGCGCGTCGCCGGCGCCGCCCAGGGCTCCGACCTGCCGCTGACCCGCGCGGAGTGGTACGCCCTGACCCGCGCGGCGGGGCACATCGTCCCCTGA
- a CDS encoding aldo/keto reductase codes for MQQRTLGNRTVSAIGLGGMPMSIEGRPDRARSLATIHAALDAGVTLIDTADSYHLHAGEVGHNEELIAEALRTYGGSTQDVLVATKAGHLRPGDGTWTQDGRPEHVKAGAKASARRLGVEAIGLFQFHRPDPAVPYADSVGALAELLDEGVIQQAGISNATVAQIDEAQQVLGGRLVSVQNQFSPAFRSSLDELRHCADLGLAFLPWSPLGGITRSGELGERHAAFREVADAHGVSPQQVALAWELALAPVVIPIPGASRPESITDSVRAAELVLDADEVARLSA; via the coding sequence GTGCAGCAGCGCACCCTCGGCAACCGCACCGTGAGCGCGATCGGACTCGGCGGCATGCCGATGTCGATCGAAGGACGACCCGACCGCGCCCGGTCCCTGGCCACGATCCACGCGGCGCTCGACGCCGGCGTGACCCTGATCGACACGGCCGACTCCTACCACCTGCACGCCGGGGAGGTGGGCCACAACGAGGAGCTCATCGCCGAGGCGCTGCGCACCTACGGCGGCAGCACGCAGGACGTGCTGGTCGCCACCAAGGCCGGGCACCTGCGCCCCGGCGACGGCACCTGGACGCAGGACGGCCGCCCCGAGCACGTCAAGGCCGGGGCGAAGGCGTCCGCGCGGCGCCTAGGCGTCGAGGCCATCGGGCTGTTCCAGTTCCACCGGCCCGACCCGGCCGTCCCCTACGCCGACTCCGTGGGCGCGCTCGCCGAGCTGCTCGACGAGGGCGTCATCCAGCAGGCGGGCATCTCCAACGCCACCGTCGCGCAGATCGACGAGGCGCAGCAGGTGCTCGGCGGCCGGCTCGTGTCCGTGCAGAACCAGTTCTCGCCGGCGTTCCGGTCCAGCCTGGACGAGCTGCGGCACTGCGCCGACCTCGGCCTCGCGTTCCTGCCGTGGTCCCCGCTCGGCGGCATCACCCGGTCCGGGGAGCTCGGCGAGCGCCACGCGGCGTTCCGCGAGGTCGCCGACGCCCACGGCGTCAGCCCGCAGCAGGTCGCCCTCGCGTGGGAGCTCGCGCTCGCGCCCGTCGTCATCCCGATCCCCGGGGCCTCCCGGCCCGAGAGCATCACCGACTCCGTGCGCGCGGCCGAGCTGGTGCTCGACGCCGACGAGGTCGCCCGGCTCTCCGCCTGA
- a CDS encoding LysR family transcriptional regulator: MDLRQMEYVVALAEEEQFTRAAALCGVSQSGLSAAIRALEDELGTRLFARTTRRVAPTEAGLALLPYARAVLDQAAAGRDAVVRATHELSGTLRLGAEQCLGVVDVPPLLERFRRRYPQVDIAFTQAGSHELVAAVRSGDLDVAFVATQEHLTGVRPVELGRREVVLLCPPGHPLSAASKVDWEALSGHDFIDFQPSWGVRSLNDAVCAARGVARHVRCTVNDIHTLLDLVDRGLGIALVPQHVAAKPQAAGLVPVRLPQQAWWVVSAVVGPAPGLAPRLLELLDADEDVAAAVAQRGTARGPGERATTATAAAVAVAAAPGQG; this comes from the coding sequence ATGGACCTGCGGCAGATGGAGTACGTCGTCGCGCTGGCCGAGGAGGAGCAGTTCACGCGCGCCGCCGCGCTGTGCGGCGTCTCGCAGTCCGGGCTGTCCGCGGCGATCCGGGCGCTCGAGGACGAGCTCGGCACCCGGCTGTTCGCGCGCACGACGCGCCGGGTCGCCCCGACGGAGGCGGGCCTCGCGCTGCTGCCGTACGCCCGCGCGGTGCTCGACCAGGCGGCGGCCGGCCGGGACGCGGTGGTCCGCGCCACCCACGAGCTGAGCGGCACCCTGCGGCTCGGCGCCGAGCAGTGCCTCGGGGTGGTCGACGTGCCTCCTCTGCTCGAGCGGTTCCGGCGCCGCTACCCTCAGGTGGACATCGCGTTCACGCAGGCCGGCTCGCACGAGCTCGTCGCCGCGGTGCGCTCGGGTGACCTCGACGTGGCGTTCGTCGCCACGCAGGAGCACCTCACGGGGGTGCGGCCCGTGGAGCTCGGGCGCCGGGAGGTCGTGCTGCTGTGCCCCCCCGGGCACCCGCTGAGCGCGGCCTCGAAGGTGGACTGGGAGGCGCTGTCCGGCCACGACTTCATCGACTTCCAGCCGAGCTGGGGGGTGCGGTCGCTCAACGACGCGGTGTGCGCGGCCCGGGGCGTCGCCCGGCACGTGCGCTGCACCGTCAACGACATCCACACCCTGCTGGACCTGGTCGACCGGGGGCTCGGGATCGCGCTGGTGCCGCAGCACGTCGCGGCCAAGCCGCAGGCCGCCGGGCTGGTGCCGGTGCGGCTGCCGCAGCAGGCCTGGTGGGTCGTGTCGGCCGTCGTGGGGCCGGCACCGGGCCTCGCGCCGCGGCTGCTCGAGCTGCTCGACGCGGACGAGGACGTGGCCGCCGCCGTCGCGCAGCGCGGGACCGCCCGCGGCCCCGGGGAGCGGGCCACGACCGCCACGGCTGCCGCCGTCGCCGTCGCCGCCGCGCCGGGGCAGGGCTGA
- a CDS encoding alpha/beta hydrolase, with amino-acid sequence MARRAIIVHGTGGHPDNVWYPWLADRLAARGYAVERPHLPALNVEPVAETLPRFLAAHPLDADTVLVGHSGGAALLLAVLEHAPVRVAQAVLVAGYATPPNDADEPVLQDAYDWDRIRARAGDLVFVNSVRDPYGCDATQGRALLDRLGGTLVVRDDGHFGDGDQPYDEFPLLERLVL; translated from the coding sequence GTGGCCCGGCGCGCGATCATCGTCCACGGCACCGGCGGCCACCCGGACAACGTCTGGTACCCGTGGCTGGCGGACCGGCTCGCGGCGCGTGGCTACGCCGTCGAGCGCCCGCACCTGCCGGCCCTCAACGTCGAGCCCGTCGCGGAGACCCTGCCGCGGTTCCTGGCCGCGCACCCCCTCGACGCGGACACCGTGCTGGTCGGCCACTCCGGCGGTGCGGCGCTGCTGCTGGCCGTGCTGGAGCACGCCCCGGTGCGGGTGGCGCAGGCGGTGCTCGTGGCCGGCTACGCCACGCCGCCGAACGACGCCGACGAGCCCGTGCTGCAGGACGCCTACGACTGGGACCGGATCCGCGCCCGCGCGGGCGACCTGGTGTTCGTGAACTCCGTGCGGGACCCGTACGGCTGCGACGCGACGCAGGGGCGGGCGCTGCTGGACCGCCTCGGCGGCACGCTGGTGGTCCGGGACGACGGCCACTTCGGGGACGGGGACCAGCCGTACGACGAGTTCCCGCTGCTGGAGCGGCTCGTGCTGTGA